In Flavobacterium sp. N1736, the following are encoded in one genomic region:
- the gldF gene encoding gliding motility-associated ABC transporter permease subunit GldF yields the protein MKSIILREIKSFFGSPIGYLVIAIFLISNGLFLWVFEGDYNILNTGFADLTPFFTLTPWILIFLIPAVTMRSFSDEKKQGTLELLLTKPLSIWEIVNGKFLGSLFLIILAIIPTFIYVKVISNLGLPEGNIDMGSTIGSYFGLLFLIAAYSAIGIFTSTLSENQIVAFIIAVFLCFFFYFGFEGIATLVPGFNNIIPVLGMQDHFKSMSRGVIDTRDVIYFLSITVLFLSFTVYQLKSFKA from the coding sequence ATGAAATCAATCATTTTAAGAGAAATAAAGTCCTTTTTTGGTTCTCCTATTGGCTATTTGGTCATTGCTATTTTCTTAATTAGCAACGGACTATTTTTATGGGTTTTTGAAGGAGATTACAATATATTGAATACCGGTTTTGCCGATTTGACTCCGTTTTTCACTTTAACACCGTGGATTTTGATTTTCCTTATTCCGGCGGTAACAATGAGAAGTTTCTCTGATGAAAAAAAACAAGGAACACTTGAATTGCTTTTAACCAAACCATTATCAATTTGGGAAATCGTAAACGGAAAATTTTTAGGTTCTCTATTTCTGATTATTTTAGCAATTATTCCAACCTTTATTTACGTAAAAGTAATTTCGAATTTAGGTTTACCGGAAGGAAATATCGATATGGGAAGCACGATTGGTTCTTACTTCGGATTATTATTTTTAATTGCTGCTTATTCTGCTATCGGAATCTTTACTTCTACCCTGTCTGAAAATCAAATTGTCGCTTTTATAATTGCGGTTTTTTTATGTTTCTTTTTTTATTTTGGTTTTGAAGGTATCGCAACATTAGTTCCTGGTTTCAACAATATTATTCCCGTTTTAGGAATGCAGGATCATTTTAAAAGTATGAGTCGGGGCGTTATTGATACTCGTGATGTTATTTATTTTTTAAGCATCACCGTATTATTTTTGTCGTTTACCGTTTACCAATTAAAATCTTTTAAAGCCTAA
- a CDS encoding putative quinol monooxygenase, whose protein sequence is MFVRIVKMSFHEEKIPDFLENFESVKDKIRNAEGNRFLELYQDKNDKCIFFTYSYWETETDLENYRKSELFNTVWDFTKKLFNAKPEAWSVDKVVSLA, encoded by the coding sequence ATGTTTGTCAGAATAGTAAAAATGAGTTTTCACGAAGAAAAAATCCCTGATTTTCTGGAGAATTTTGAATCCGTAAAAGACAAAATACGAAATGCAGAAGGAAATCGTTTTTTAGAATTGTATCAGGATAAAAATGACAAATGCATATTTTTCACATATAGTTATTGGGAAACAGAAACTGATTTAGAAAATTACAGAAAATCTGAATTATTCAATACCGTTTGGGATTTTACAAAAAAGCTATTTAATGCAAAGCCCGAAGCGTGGAGCGTTGACAAAGTGGTTTCTTTGGCATAA
- a CDS encoding ankyrin repeat domain-containing protein, with translation MKNSVIYLGLALVAFANVSMASNQQLVVKQPVEVSAWDATPLNVAVSKGDIEVVKKFIEYGANVNEKSDDMSPLMTAARYNKVEIIKVLLASGARPGDKNEKGYTALKYAQLSNATEAIALLKDLK, from the coding sequence ATGAAAAATTCAGTAATTTATTTAGGATTAGCTTTAGTAGCATTTGCAAATGTATCAATGGCTTCAAATCAACAATTAGTAGTAAAACAACCAGTTGAAGTTTCAGCTTGGGACGCAACTCCGCTAAATGTTGCTGTTAGTAAAGGTGACATCGAAGTAGTTAAAAAATTTATTGAATATGGTGCTAATGTAAATGAAAAGTCAGACGATATGTCTCCTTTAATGACTGCAGCACGTTACAACAAAGTTGAAATCATCAAAGTTTTATTAGCTAGCGGCGCTCGTCCTGGTGACAAAAACGAAAAAGGATATACAGCTTTAAAATATGCACAATTATCAAATGCAACAGAAGCTATTGCACTTTTGAAAGATTTAAAATAA
- a CDS encoding Cof-type HAD-IIB family hydrolase — translation MTSKLRNIKVVVSDLDGTLLNPQHKISDYTKSIFQELHNQNYLIVVATGRHHLDAMAIIETLEVPVYLVSSNGARIHSPEKEELFSFNLDSDVVKAALNVEIDPEITVVLFKENVWQTNRISEKLNAFQAELKYHPELVDYKNLEDFGAIKIFFSCDDHEKLVKLKDAILENSSEHLHHAFSLPTCLEFMDKSIDKAVAIERVLEKEGFTLDEVVSFGDGFNDVQMLSASGKGLIMGNAPALLKETLPDLEVIKTNAEDGVAKYISSKILNKEFVA, via the coding sequence ATGACTTCAAAACTTAGGAATATAAAAGTTGTTGTAAGTGACTTAGATGGAACTTTACTCAACCCACAGCACAAAATATCCGATTATACCAAATCAATTTTTCAGGAACTTCACAATCAAAATTATCTTATCGTTGTCGCCACAGGCCGTCATCATCTTGATGCTATGGCAATTATAGAAACGCTGGAAGTGCCGGTTTATCTGGTAAGTTCAAACGGAGCCAGAATTCATTCGCCGGAAAAAGAAGAATTATTTTCATTTAATTTGGATAGTGATGTTGTAAAAGCAGCCTTAAATGTTGAGATTGATCCTGAAATTACGGTTGTTTTATTTAAGGAAAATGTTTGGCAAACGAATAGAATCAGTGAAAAATTAAATGCTTTTCAGGCTGAATTAAAATACCATCCGGAATTGGTTGATTATAAAAATCTGGAAGATTTTGGAGCAATTAAAATTTTCTTTTCTTGTGATGATCACGAAAAATTAGTAAAATTAAAAGATGCAATTTTAGAAAATTCTTCAGAACATTTGCATCATGCTTTTAGCTTGCCAACTTGTTTAGAATTTATGGATAAATCTATAGATAAAGCAGTTGCAATTGAAAGAGTATTAGAAAAAGAAGGTTTTACTTTAGATGAAGTTGTTTCTTTTGGTGACGGTTTCAACGATGTTCAAATGTTATCGGCATCAGGAAAAGGATTAATTATGGGAAATGCTCCCGCTTTATTAAAAGAAACTTTGCCTGATTTAGAAGTTATAAAAACAAATGCCGAAGATGGCGTTGCAAAATATATTTCATCGAAAATTTTGAATAAAGAATTTGTCGCATAA
- a CDS encoding S-adenosyl-l-methionine hydroxide adenosyltransferase family protein, translating to MSIITLTTDYGLKDHFVGSLKGKILSEYSEAQIIDISHDIDPFNTAEASYIVGASYLSFPKGTVHLIGVDIERNKENQHIAMQWNDHYFICADNGILSMLTQKIVPEKIVAINIHDRFPPESSDMDIFIQVACHIAKGGLLNVIGKEITAIKEITELQAVVSNDGNSLKGYVIYIDHFGNIITNISKNQFLEVAKGRPYEIVMKPKSIKTILPNYSDIATSEKYPIKTYEGEKLAIFNEAGFLEIAIFRSNPSKVGSANSLLGLNYRDVITVQFL from the coding sequence ATGTCAATAATTACCCTTACTACCGATTACGGCTTAAAAGACCACTTTGTTGGTTCGCTAAAGGGTAAAATATTATCTGAATATTCAGAGGCTCAAATTATTGACATTTCGCACGATATAGATCCGTTTAATACTGCCGAAGCAAGTTACATTGTTGGAGCATCGTATTTAAGTTTCCCAAAAGGAACCGTACACCTTATTGGTGTTGACATTGAGCGCAATAAAGAGAACCAGCATATCGCCATGCAATGGAACGATCATTACTTTATTTGTGCCGATAACGGAATTTTAAGTATGCTCACGCAGAAAATCGTTCCGGAGAAAATTGTTGCAATTAATATTCACGATCGTTTTCCGCCGGAATCCTCAGATATGGATATTTTTATACAAGTTGCCTGCCATATTGCAAAAGGCGGATTATTGAATGTAATAGGAAAAGAAATTACTGCTATCAAAGAAATAACCGAATTGCAGGCAGTAGTTTCAAATGATGGAAATTCACTAAAAGGATATGTAATTTATATTGATCATTTTGGAAACATTATAACTAATATTTCTAAAAACCAATTTCTGGAAGTCGCAAAAGGGCGTCCGTACGAAATTGTAATGAAACCGAAAAGCATCAAAACGATTCTTCCTAATTATTCTGACATTGCAACTTCTGAGAAATATCCAATTAAAACGTATGAAGGCGAAAAACTAGCGATTTTTAATGAAGCAGGATTTCTTGAGATTGCTATATTTAGAAGCAATCCTTCAAAAGTAGGTTCTGCAAACAGTTTGCTGGGATTAAATTATCGTGATGTGATTACTGTGCAGTTTTTGTAA
- a CDS encoding DUF1801 domain-containing protein: MKQLDDFYLKQEEPIKGALLALKEIILKQDKDITNVLKYGMPFFCFKGKMFCYLWIHKKLKQPYIGIVEGKYFDEPFLIQESRSRMKIMLLDSEQDLPTEKIEMVLQKALNLYKSGIIKV; the protein is encoded by the coding sequence ATGAAACAACTAGATGATTTCTACTTAAAACAGGAAGAACCTATAAAAGGTGCACTTTTGGCATTAAAAGAAATTATTCTAAAGCAAGACAAAGACATTACAAATGTTCTAAAATACGGAATGCCGTTTTTTTGTTTTAAAGGAAAAATGTTTTGTTATTTATGGATTCATAAAAAACTCAAACAGCCGTATATTGGTATCGTTGAAGGAAAATATTTTGATGAGCCATTTTTAATTCAGGAATCCCGTTCCAGAATGAAAATTATGTTACTTGATTCTGAACAAGATTTGCCCACAGAGAAAATCGAAATGGTTTTACAGAAAGCTTTGAATTTGTATAAATCAGGAATTATTAAAGTTTAA
- a CDS encoding efflux RND transporter permease subunit, whose protein sequence is MNKFIRNIIAFSLKNKAFTFFWVGLLAVAGFISFKNMPIDAFPDVTNTQIIIITQWNGKSAEEVERFVTSPIEISMNSVQKKTSVRSITMFGLSVIKIIFDDGVDDTFARFQVNNLLKNVSLPDDVEPDVQPPYGPTGEIFRYIVKSNSRDSRELLTYQNWVIDKQLRSVPGVADLNVFGGQTKTYEVGVDPIKLAKYNITPLQVYNAVNAGNLNVGGDIIEKNGQAFVVRGVGLLKSIQDIENIIVDDANGNPILVKNLASVYESSMPRVGQTGLGNNDDAVEGIVVMRKGENPQETLALIKDKIKDLNDNVLPKDIKIETFYDRDNLMNFTTETVMHNLFEGIILVTCVVFLFMADWRTTFIVSIVIPLSLLFAFLCLKMMGMSANLLSLGAVDFGIIIDGAVVMVEGLFVVLDHRAHQLGMTAYNKIAKGSLIKKTGAEMGKAIFFSKLIIITALLPIFSFQKVEGKMFSPLAYTLGFALMGALLFTLTLVPVLSHILLNKNVKEKNNPFVNFWDRIVGKSFAWTFKHKSKTLIASIAVLVTVFFSATFLGTEFLPQLNEGALWVTAELPMSTSLPESVKTAAMIRKDLESFPEVKNVLSQTGRSNDGTDPNGFGFIQLQVDLKPKSEWTRKISMDDLINEMDQKLKVHQGITYNYSQPVIDNVAESVAGFKASNAVKIYGDDLDKLDELSNEVLKQIKDIPGIKDVGILRNVGQPEISVILDRDKMAAYGVTLSDAQAVLELAFGGKTATEKYEDEKKFDVRVRFSKEYRKDENDIAELKVPTISGIKIPLKEICDLKTITGPAFIYRDNTKRFIGVKFSVRDRDLGSTIAEAQAKVAKMKLPAGYTVGWTGEFENQVRASARLAQVVPISLIGIFVLLFILFGNIKDSLLVLANVPFAIIGGIMALHITGMNFGISAGVGFIALLGICIQNGVILISEFHHNLKAKFSLEESIFRGVKARTRAVVMTALMASIGLMPAAISTGIGSESQKPLAIVIIGGLVTATILTLLVFPIIFWVFNRKKHVPIE, encoded by the coding sequence ATGAACAAATTCATACGAAATATTATTGCTTTTTCACTAAAGAATAAAGCATTTACCTTCTTTTGGGTTGGATTATTGGCTGTTGCAGGATTTATTTCTTTTAAAAATATGCCTATTGATGCATTTCCTGATGTAACGAATACTCAAATTATTATCATTACACAATGGAACGGAAAAAGTGCCGAAGAAGTAGAACGTTTTGTTACTTCGCCTATAGAAATCTCTATGAACTCGGTACAAAAAAAGACCAGCGTTCGCAGTATTACCATGTTTGGATTATCCGTAATTAAAATCATTTTTGATGATGGTGTAGATGATACTTTTGCACGTTTTCAAGTAAACAATTTATTAAAAAATGTTTCGCTGCCAGATGATGTCGAACCGGATGTTCAGCCGCCTTACGGACCAACTGGTGAAATTTTCAGATATATTGTGAAAAGCAACAGTCGCGATAGTCGGGAATTATTAACGTATCAAAACTGGGTTATTGACAAACAACTTCGTTCAGTTCCGGGCGTTGCCGATTTAAATGTTTTTGGCGGTCAGACAAAAACGTATGAAGTTGGAGTTGATCCTATTAAATTAGCAAAATACAATATTACACCACTTCAGGTTTACAATGCTGTCAATGCAGGAAACTTAAATGTGGGTGGAGATATTATCGAAAAAAACGGACAAGCTTTTGTTGTGCGTGGCGTGGGACTTTTAAAATCGATTCAGGATATCGAAAACATTATTGTAGATGATGCCAACGGAAATCCAATTTTAGTAAAAAACCTGGCTTCTGTTTACGAAAGTTCAATGCCAAGAGTTGGACAAACTGGTTTAGGCAATAATGATGATGCCGTTGAAGGTATTGTTGTCATGCGTAAAGGAGAAAATCCGCAGGAAACACTGGCTTTGATAAAAGATAAAATAAAAGATTTAAATGATAATGTTCTCCCGAAAGACATAAAAATTGAAACTTTTTACGATCGTGATAACTTAATGAATTTCACGACAGAAACAGTAATGCATAACTTATTTGAAGGCATTATTCTGGTTACATGCGTCGTATTTCTTTTTATGGCCGACTGGAGAACCACTTTTATAGTTTCAATTGTTATTCCGTTATCGTTATTGTTTGCCTTTTTGTGCCTGAAAATGATGGGAATGAGTGCAAACCTATTGAGTTTAGGTGCAGTCGATTTCGGAATTATTATTGATGGTGCGGTGGTGATGGTCGAGGGATTGTTTGTCGTTTTAGACCACCGTGCACATCAATTAGGAATGACGGCGTATAATAAAATTGCAAAAGGCAGTTTGATTAAAAAAACCGGAGCTGAAATGGGAAAAGCCATTTTCTTCTCTAAATTAATTATTATAACGGCTTTATTACCAATTTTCTCCTTTCAAAAAGTAGAAGGAAAAATGTTCTCGCCTCTCGCCTATACTTTAGGTTTTGCATTAATGGGAGCATTACTTTTTACTTTGACTTTAGTTCCGGTTTTATCACATATTCTTTTAAACAAGAATGTAAAAGAAAAAAACAATCCTTTTGTTAACTTCTGGGATCGAATTGTGGGTAAAAGTTTTGCCTGGACATTCAAACATAAATCAAAAACATTAATTGCCTCAATAGCGGTTTTGGTAACCGTATTTTTCTCGGCTACGTTTTTAGGAACCGAATTTTTACCACAATTAAATGAAGGTGCTTTATGGGTAACGGCAGAATTGCCAATGAGTACTTCTTTGCCTGAAAGTGTAAAAACAGCGGCAATGATTAGAAAAGATCTCGAAAGTTTTCCGGAAGTAAAAAATGTTCTGTCGCAAACCGGTCGAAGTAATGACGGAACTGATCCGAATGGATTTGGATTTATACAGCTTCAGGTCGATTTAAAACCAAAATCTGAATGGACCCGAAAAATTTCAATGGATGATTTGATCAATGAAATGGATCAGAAATTAAAAGTGCATCAGGGAATTACTTATAATTATTCGCAGCCTGTAATTGACAACGTTGCAGAATCTGTTGCCGGTTTTAAAGCTTCAAATGCCGTCAAAATATATGGCGATGATCTTGATAAACTGGATGAATTATCAAACGAAGTTTTAAAACAAATCAAAGATATTCCGGGTATTAAAGATGTTGGAATTTTACGAAATGTTGGACAGCCTGAAATTAGCGTAATTCTGGACAGAGATAAAATGGCTGCTTACGGAGTGACGTTAAGTGATGCCCAAGCGGTTTTAGAACTTGCCTTTGGAGGAAAAACAGCAACAGAAAAATATGAAGATGAAAAGAAATTTGATGTAAGAGTTCGTTTTTCTAAAGAATATCGTAAAGATGAAAATGATATTGCCGAACTAAAAGTGCCAACAATTAGCGGCATTAAAATTCCGTTGAAAGAAATTTGCGATTTAAAAACAATTACCGGTCCTGCTTTTATTTACAGAGATAATACCAAACGTTTTATTGGCGTAAAATTTTCTGTTCGTGATCGCGATTTGGGAAGTACAATTGCCGAAGCACAGGCAAAAGTTGCAAAAATGAAACTTCCGGCAGGATATACTGTAGGCTGGACAGGAGAATTCGAAAATCAGGTTCGTGCCAGCGCACGTTTGGCGCAGGTTGTACCAATAAGTTTAATCGGGATTTTTGTACTTCTGTTTATTTTATTCGGAAATATTAAAGATTCATTACTTGTTTTGGCGAATGTTCCATTTGCTATTATTGGCGGAATTATGGCGCTGCACATTACAGGAATGAATTTTGGAATCTCGGCTGGAGTCGGTTTCATTGCCTTATTAGGAATTTGTATTCAAAATGGTGTGATTTTAATTTCAGAATTTCATCATAACCTGAAAGCAAAATTCTCCCTCGAAGAATCCATTTTTAGAGGCGTAAAAGCAAGAACAAGAGCAGTAGTTATGACAGCACTTATGGCGTCGATTGGTTTAATGCCGGCAGCAATTTCAACAGGAATTGGTTCTGAATCCCAAAAACCATTAGCAATCGTAATCATTGGAGGATTAGTTACAGCAACTATTTTAACGCTTTTAGTATTCCCGATTATCTTCTGGGTATTCAATCGCAAAAAACATGTTCCTATAGAATAG
- a CDS encoding PhoH family protein: MNERIIELIDIAPKDFWGAQDTHLEIIKKYYPKLKIVARGTTLKAFGEKEVLDEFEKRFQRLMLHFTRYNNIDDNVIERVIMSDGQDERKSYDHDKILVHGVGGKIIKAMTPNQQLLVDTIKKNDMVFAVGPAGTGKTYTGVAMAVKALKEKEVKRIILTRPAVEAGENLGFLPGDMKEKLDPYMQPLYDALRDMLPNEKLEDYILKGIIQIAPLAFMRGRTLDNAFVILDEAQNTTHSQMKMFLTRMGKNAKFMITGDPGQVDLPRRTISGLKEAILVLKDVDGIGIIYLDDKDIVRHRLVKKVIDAYKQIENHD; the protein is encoded by the coding sequence TTGAACGAAAGAATAATCGAGCTCATAGACATCGCTCCAAAAGACTTTTGGGGCGCTCAGGACACTCATCTTGAAATAATTAAAAAGTATTATCCAAAGCTTAAAATCGTTGCGAGAGGTACTACTTTGAAAGCGTTTGGCGAAAAAGAAGTTTTAGATGAATTCGAAAAAAGGTTTCAAAGGCTAATGCTTCATTTTACCAGATACAACAACATTGATGATAATGTTATCGAACGTGTAATTATGAGTGATGGTCAGGATGAAAGAAAATCTTACGATCATGACAAAATTTTAGTGCACGGTGTTGGCGGTAAAATAATTAAAGCCATGACGCCTAACCAGCAATTACTGGTAGATACCATCAAGAAAAACGATATGGTATTTGCGGTTGGTCCCGCTGGAACAGGAAAAACGTATACAGGTGTGGCAATGGCGGTTAAAGCGCTTAAAGAAAAAGAAGTAAAAAGGATCATACTAACGCGTCCGGCGGTAGAAGCAGGAGAAAATCTTGGTTTTTTACCCGGCGATATGAAAGAAAAACTGGATCCTTATATGCAGCCTCTTTATGATGCTTTGCGCGATATGCTGCCTAATGAAAAGCTCGAAGATTATATTTTGAAAGGAATTATTCAGATTGCGCCACTGGCATTTATGCGTGGGCGCACACTTGATAATGCCTTTGTAATTCTGGACGAGGCGCAAAATACAACCCACTCACAAATGAAGATGTTTTTGACTCGTATGGGAAAAAACGCCAAATTTATGATTACGGGCGATCCTGGACAGGTCGATTTACCACGCAGAACTATTTCTGGTCTGAAAGAAGCAATTTTGGTTCTGAAAGACGTTGACGGAATTGGAATTATTTATCTTGATGATAAAGATATCGTGCGTCACAGATTAGTGAAAAAGGTAATCGATGCTTATAAACAAATAGAAAATCACGATTAA
- a CDS encoding phosphoribosylaminoimidazolesuccinocarboxamide synthase, translating to MSNTITTTNFNFPNQKSVYRGKVREVYNINDELLVMVATDRLSAFDVVLPKGIPYKGQILNQIATKFMELTEDIVPNWLIATPDPNVAVGHLCEPFKVEMVIRGYVSGHAAREYAAGKRQICGVTMAEGLKENDKFPEPIITPTTKADNGSHDEDISREDILAKGIVSEEDYIVLEKFTRDLFQRGTEIAASRGLILVDTKYEFGKTKDGVIVLIDEIHTPDSSRYFYADGYQERQEKGEEQKQLSKEFVRRWLIENGFQGQEGQQIPEMTDAYIESVSERYIELYENILGEKFVKADIANIDQRIEKNVVEYLSSKK from the coding sequence ATGAGCAATACGATCACAACTACAAATTTTAATTTCCCGAATCAAAAATCAGTTTACCGCGGAAAAGTTAGAGAAGTTTACAATATAAACGACGAACTTTTGGTAATGGTTGCAACCGACAGACTTTCGGCTTTTGATGTGGTTTTACCTAAAGGAATTCCATACAAAGGACAAATTCTAAATCAGATTGCGACAAAATTCATGGAATTAACAGAAGATATTGTTCCAAACTGGTTAATTGCAACTCCGGATCCAAACGTTGCTGTGGGACATTTATGTGAGCCTTTTAAAGTTGAAATGGTCATTCGTGGCTATGTTTCTGGTCATGCTGCACGAGAATATGCTGCTGGAAAAAGACAAATTTGCGGTGTAACAATGGCTGAAGGTTTAAAGGAAAACGATAAATTTCCTGAGCCAATTATTACACCAACTACAAAAGCGGATAACGGTTCTCATGATGAAGATATTTCTCGTGAAGATATTTTAGCAAAAGGAATTGTTTCTGAAGAAGATTATATCGTTTTAGAAAAATTTACTCGTGATTTGTTTCAGAGAGGAACTGAAATTGCTGCTTCTCGCGGTTTAATTTTAGTTGATACTAAATACGAATTTGGTAAAACAAAAGATGGCGTTATTGTTTTAATTGATGAAATTCATACGCCTGATTCTTCTCGTTATTTTTATGCTGACGGTTATCAGGAAAGACAGGAAAAAGGGGAGGAGCAAAAACAATTGTCTAAAGAGTTTGTTCGTCGCTGGTTGATCGAAAATGGTTTTCAAGGTCAGGAAGGACAGCAGATTCCGGAAATGACAGACGCTTATATTGAGTCGGTTTCTGAAAGATATATTGAATTATACGAGAATATCTTAGGAGAAAAATTTGTGAAAGCTGATATCGCTAATATTGATCAGCGTATTGAAAAAAATGTGGTAGAATATCTTAGTTCTAAAAAATAA
- the gldG gene encoding gliding motility-associated ABC transporter substrate-binding protein GldG — protein MKASNQQNIKKLGITVLVLIVLNLLGSLFFHRFDLTKDKRYTLSQTSLNIVKQVKNPLSIKIYMQGDLPADFRRLQQETKQLLEEFQAYNSNIVFEFVNPMENEDESMAVIKSLYQKGLTPINITVDDKGKQSQAMVFPWAVAVYDNKEVNIPLLKNIMGASTTQKVVGSIQHLEYSIADAINKITKAKQKKVAIIKGNGEINEIHIAKMLMQIRESYYIGPFTLDSVAKNPTGSLEALKKYDLAIISKPTQTFSDEEKQVLDQFIMNGGKTLWLIDQVAADMDSLYNQSGATLAYPRDLNLNDMFFKYGFRINPDLVKDEQGSPIKLATGEQGSATQYQDFIWKFAPLVYPTSKHPIVKNLGGIRFDFASPIDTLKNGIKKTVLLQSSPYSKTIGTPAEINLNTVTEKTATQDYLNKGNLPLSVLLEGNFHSAFENRVLPFKDNDFIAKGKPNKMIVISDGDLARNQLDKNMMPVELGYDQRTGNLYDNKDFMMNCINYLLDDTGLINIRSKDVELPLLDKEKVYENYSITQFITIGLPIAILLVFGLAFTYIRKRKYSK, from the coding sequence ATGAAAGCATCTAATCAACAAAATATTAAAAAATTAGGTATTACGGTTTTGGTTTTAATCGTTTTAAATCTATTGGGAAGTTTGTTTTTCCACCGCTTTGATTTGACCAAAGATAAACGATATACCTTATCCCAAACTTCTTTAAATATTGTAAAGCAAGTTAAAAATCCATTATCCATAAAAATTTACATGCAAGGCGATTTGCCTGCAGATTTCAGACGTTTACAGCAGGAAACCAAACAATTACTAGAAGAATTTCAGGCGTATAACAGCAATATTGTTTTCGAATTCGTAAATCCAATGGAAAACGAAGACGAAAGCATGGCAGTTATAAAATCACTTTATCAAAAAGGCTTAACGCCAATAAACATCACTGTTGACGATAAAGGAAAACAATCACAAGCAATGGTTTTTCCGTGGGCAGTTGCCGTATATGACAATAAAGAAGTTAATATTCCTTTGTTGAAAAATATTATGGGCGCTTCGACAACGCAAAAAGTTGTGGGTTCTATTCAGCATTTAGAATATTCGATTGCTGATGCGATTAATAAAATCACCAAAGCCAAACAAAAGAAAGTAGCTATTATAAAAGGAAATGGCGAAATAAACGAAATTCATATTGCCAAAATGCTGATGCAAATTCGCGAAAGCTATTATATTGGTCCTTTTACATTAGATTCTGTCGCTAAAAATCCAACAGGAAGTTTAGAAGCTTTAAAGAAATATGATTTAGCCATAATCTCAAAACCAACACAAACTTTTTCTGACGAAGAAAAGCAGGTTTTAGATCAATTTATCATGAATGGAGGAAAAACATTATGGTTAATCGATCAGGTTGCGGCCGATATGGACAGTTTATACAATCAATCAGGAGCTACTTTGGCGTATCCGAGAGATTTGAATTTGAATGATATGTTCTTTAAATACGGTTTCAGAATTAATCCTGATTTGGTAAAAGATGAACAAGGAAGTCCGATAAAATTAGCAACCGGAGAACAAGGAAGCGCAACTCAATATCAGGATTTTATATGGAAATTTGCACCACTGGTTTATCCAACAAGCAAACATCCAATCGTGAAAAATTTAGGCGGAATCAGGTTTGACTTTGCAAGCCCGATTGATACTTTGAAAAACGGAATTAAAAAAACAGTTTTACTGCAATCGTCTCCCTATTCTAAAACAATTGGAACTCCGGCAGAAATCAACCTGAATACGGTAACCGAAAAAACGGCTACACAGGATTATTTAAATAAAGGAAATTTACCGCTTTCGGTTTTATTGGAAGGGAATTTCCATTCGGCTTTTGAGAATCGTGTTTTGCCTTTTAAAGATAATGATTTCATTGCAAAAGGAAAACCAAACAAAATGATTGTTATTTCTGATGGGGATTTAGCAAGAAATCAATTAGATAAAAATATGATGCCGGTAGAATTGGGTTATGATCAACGCACAGGAAACTTGTATGATAACAAAGATTTTATGATGAATTGTATTAATTATTTGCTGGATGATACCGGACTTATTAACATTAGAAGCAAAGATGTTGAGCTGCCTTTACTTGATAAAGAAAAAGTTTACGAAAATTACAGCATAACACAATTCATAACTATCGGACTTCCAATTGCAATTTTATTGGTTTTCGGACTTGCATTTACTTACATTCGAAAAAGAAAATACAGCAAATAG